In Hyphomicrobiaceae bacterium, the following are encoded in one genomic region:
- the murB gene encoding UDP-N-acetylmuramate dehydrogenase produces MNFEDMTGNLKELMPDLRGRLTSNALLSDITWFRVGGPAQVLFSPADEADLSYFLKALPDGVPINVIGLGSNLLVRDGGVPGVVIRLGRGFQQIAVEPNATLRVGTAVPDVKVARAAAEAGIAGLAFYRGIPGSIGGALRMNAGAHGTETKDVLTSARAVDLDGNVHVFSNKEMGFTYRHCDVQDGWIFTEATFRGTPGDPAEIAKAMDEVAEYREKNQPIKERTGGSTFKNPPGMSAWKLIDDAGCRGFRVGGAKVSDLHCNFLINDANATGENVEQLGETVRARVKAKSGVTLNWEIIRLGVPEKGHEIGEDLALAAPADTKPS; encoded by the coding sequence ATGAATTTCGAAGACATGACCGGCAATCTAAAAGAGTTGATGCCCGATCTTCGCGGCCGGCTGACTTCCAACGCTCTGCTTTCCGACATTACGTGGTTCAGGGTCGGTGGACCGGCGCAGGTCTTGTTTTCGCCTGCGGATGAAGCCGATCTTTCCTACTTTCTCAAAGCGCTGCCCGACGGTGTGCCGATCAATGTGATTGGGCTTGGCTCCAACCTGCTGGTTCGCGATGGCGGCGTGCCCGGCGTCGTCATCAGGTTGGGTCGCGGCTTCCAACAGATTGCGGTTGAGCCAAACGCGACGTTGCGGGTCGGTACTGCAGTGCCGGATGTCAAGGTCGCGCGTGCGGCAGCCGAGGCTGGAATTGCGGGACTTGCGTTCTATCGCGGAATACCAGGCTCCATCGGCGGCGCATTGCGCATGAATGCTGGCGCGCATGGCACGGAGACCAAGGATGTGCTGACAAGCGCCCGAGCCGTCGATCTCGACGGCAACGTCCACGTATTCAGCAATAAAGAGATGGGCTTCACCTACCGCCATTGCGACGTGCAGGATGGCTGGATCTTCACCGAAGCGACGTTTCGCGGAACTCCCGGCGATCCCGCCGAAATCGCCAAGGCGATGGACGAAGTCGCCGAATATCGCGAAAAGAACCAACCCATCAAAGAGCGCACAGGTGGCTCGACCTTCAAGAATCCTCCCGGCATGAGCGCCTGGAAGCTCATCGACGATGCCGGCTGCCGCGGGTTTCGGGTCGGCGGCGCCAAGGTGTCGGATCTGCACTGCAACTTCCTGATCAACGATGCAAACGCAACCGGCGAGAATGTCGAGCAGCTCGGCGAGACGGTGCGCGCGCGCGTTAAAGCGAAATCTGGCGTGACGTTGAACTGGGAGATCATTCGCCTCGGAGTTCCTGAAAAAGGACATGAGATCGGCGAAGATCTTGCCCTCGCCGCGCCCGCAGACACCAAGCCATCCTGA
- the murF gene encoding UDP-N-acetylmuramoyl-tripeptide--D-alanyl-D-alanine ligase, translating into MADEMDPLPLWVFDELMEAVPFAVCDGEVDQPITGFSIDTRSLKRGEVFVALKDLRDGHDFVTAAFKAGASAALVDAHYERKPGDGALIRCDMSEYREINPQLNRETGSDTLIALQWIGDSARQRLAPSARVVAVTGSAGKTGTKEMLRACLSRLGKVHASEKSFNNHWGVPLTLANMPRDTDFAVLEIGMNHAGEIAALVPWVSPHAAIVTTVEAVHLEHFENVEAIACAKAEIFSGLVAGGAAIIKRDSPFFDLLRVRAQAEAARVVSFGLSEGADVRAQAIELREDGSTIKADAQGLPLDYRLAIPGRHIIENSLAVVAALCALDLDVVRAVAALATLPPPPGRGARSVLHVGDGDILLIDESYNANPASMRAALATLATVPRAKFARRIAVLGDMLELGAASGELHKGLIDAVIGADVDQLFVCGPYMKGLYDAAPAAIKGGYAETAEALTDLVAQALRSGDAVMVKASNGTRLGPLAAALRERFAVEGA; encoded by the coding sequence ATGGCGGATGAGATGGATCCCCTCCCGCTTTGGGTGTTCGACGAACTCATGGAGGCCGTGCCCTTCGCCGTTTGCGACGGCGAAGTCGATCAGCCGATCACCGGGTTTTCCATTGACACGCGGTCGCTCAAACGCGGCGAGGTTTTCGTTGCACTGAAAGACCTGCGCGACGGCCATGATTTCGTTACTGCGGCTTTCAAGGCCGGCGCTTCCGCCGCACTGGTCGATGCGCATTACGAGCGCAAGCCGGGCGATGGTGCGTTGATCCGCTGCGACATGAGCGAATATCGGGAGATTAACCCGCAGCTCAACCGTGAGACCGGCAGCGATACGCTCATCGCGCTGCAATGGATCGGTGACAGCGCACGCCAAAGACTTGCGCCTTCGGCTCGCGTCGTGGCGGTGACAGGCAGCGCGGGGAAGACCGGAACCAAGGAAATGCTGCGCGCCTGCCTTTCGCGGCTCGGCAAGGTTCATGCTTCCGAAAAGTCGTTCAACAATCACTGGGGCGTTCCGCTTACGCTCGCCAATATGCCGCGCGATACGGATTTCGCGGTGCTCGAGATCGGCATGAACCATGCGGGAGAGATTGCAGCGCTGGTCCCTTGGGTGTCTCCGCACGCCGCTATCGTAACGACGGTCGAAGCCGTTCATCTCGAACACTTCGAAAATGTCGAGGCCATCGCATGTGCCAAGGCGGAAATCTTTTCGGGCCTGGTGGCCGGCGGAGCGGCCATCATAAAGCGCGACAGTCCCTTTTTTGACCTGTTGCGCGTTCGGGCTCAAGCAGAGGCCGCGCGCGTGGTCAGCTTCGGGTTGAGTGAAGGTGCTGACGTCCGGGCTCAGGCCATCGAGTTGCGGGAAGATGGCAGCACGATCAAAGCGGACGCTCAAGGCTTGCCGCTCGACTATCGATTGGCAATTCCCGGCCGCCACATCATTGAGAACTCGCTGGCGGTTGTCGCTGCGCTTTGTGCGCTCGACCTCGATGTCGTCCGCGCGGTTGCGGCTCTGGCCACATTGCCGCCTCCTCCGGGCCGCGGAGCGCGCTCGGTGCTCCATGTCGGGGATGGCGATATTCTGCTCATAGATGAGAGCTACAACGCGAACCCCGCTTCCATGCGGGCTGCGTTGGCAACCCTTGCGACCGTGCCCAGAGCCAAATTTGCAAGGCGAATCGCTGTGTTAGGCGACATGCTGGAGCTTGGTGCGGCATCGGGTGAGTTGCACAAGGGTCTCATAGACGCCGTTATTGGCGCTGACGTCGACCAACTCTTTGTCTGTGGGCCATATATGAAGGGCCTTTATGATGCCGCGCCGGCCGCTATCAAAGGGGGATATGCGGAAACGGCCGAGGCCCTGACGGACCTCGTTGCGCAAGCCTTGCGATCGGGTGACGCGGTCATGGTCAAGGCCTCCAACGGGACCCGCCTGGGTCCGCTTGCGGCCGCTCTTCGCGAGCGCTTTGCCGTTGAAGGCGCATGA
- the murD gene encoding UDP-N-acetylmuramoyl-L-alanine--D-glutamate ligase gives MIRATTFAGKSVAVFGLGASGNATVRALLDGGAQVAAWDDSEAGRAAAAKAGVPLVDLSDVDWSTFSSLVLAPGVPLTHPEPHWTVKKARAAGIEIIGDVEIFSRERAAQCSDAPFIAITGTNGKSTTTALIAHILRHAGFPVEMGGNIGRAVLTLEPPSRDRFHVLELSSFQIDLTPSLTPSIGVLLNVTPDHIDRHGTIENYAAVKERLVRGALVACVGIDDDYCRAILKRRIPEGAACAFSVQRKLAPGYSLDGDTLVCANREGLAVKLASLRGIGSLRGGHNAQNALAAAAAVRECLNLYGLSNDIDWQGSFDTFPGLAHRMEEIGRQGRVLFINDSKATNADSTEKALLSFPRDVHWIVGGKPKDGGITPLAPYFKGIAMAYLIGEASDAFAETLTSGHVPFARCQTLDTAVAQAARDAGASTAQEPVVLLSPACASYDQYKNFEVRGDAFRALVAALPDIVLKGTT, from the coding sequence ATGATTCGCGCCACGACCTTTGCCGGAAAGTCTGTCGCCGTGTTCGGGCTAGGAGCCTCCGGCAATGCGACCGTGCGCGCGTTGCTCGATGGCGGCGCTCAGGTTGCCGCCTGGGACGATAGCGAGGCGGGCCGTGCTGCTGCGGCCAAGGCGGGTGTCCCGCTCGTTGATTTGTCAGATGTCGACTGGTCGACCTTCTCCAGTCTGGTGTTGGCACCCGGCGTTCCTCTCACCCATCCCGAGCCGCATTGGACGGTGAAGAAGGCGCGAGCTGCGGGTATCGAGATCATTGGAGACGTCGAGATCTTCAGCCGCGAGCGGGCCGCACAGTGTTCTGATGCGCCCTTCATCGCGATTACCGGCACCAACGGAAAATCGACGACCACGGCGCTCATCGCGCACATTCTGCGCCACGCGGGTTTTCCGGTTGAGATGGGCGGCAACATCGGGCGGGCTGTGCTGACGCTAGAGCCACCCTCTCGCGACAGGTTTCATGTTTTGGAGCTGAGCTCCTTCCAGATCGATCTGACGCCGTCGCTTACGCCCTCAATTGGTGTTCTGCTGAACGTCACGCCGGATCACATCGACAGGCATGGCACGATTGAGAACTACGCTGCCGTCAAAGAGCGGCTTGTGCGCGGCGCGCTTGTGGCGTGTGTCGGCATCGACGACGACTATTGCCGGGCCATCTTGAAGCGGCGCATTCCGGAGGGGGCGGCGTGCGCTTTCTCCGTTCAACGCAAACTTGCGCCGGGCTATAGCCTCGATGGCGATACCTTGGTGTGCGCCAATCGCGAAGGCCTTGCCGTCAAGCTGGCCAGCCTGCGCGGGATTGGCTCTTTGCGCGGCGGACACAATGCGCAGAATGCGCTCGCCGCCGCTGCTGCGGTGCGCGAGTGTCTCAACCTTTATGGCCTGTCCAACGACATCGACTGGCAGGGCTCATTCGATACATTTCCGGGGCTGGCTCACCGGATGGAGGAAATCGGCCGTCAAGGCCGGGTTCTCTTCATCAATGACAGCAAGGCGACGAACGCGGATTCAACTGAAAAGGCGCTGCTGTCGTTTCCGCGTGACGTTCACTGGATTGTCGGAGGCAAGCCGAAGGACGGCGGGATCACGCCGCTTGCACCATACTTCAAGGGCATAGCAATGGCCTACCTGATCGGAGAGGCAAGTGATGCCTTTGCGGAAACCTTGACGAGTGGGCATGTGCCTTTTGCGCGCTGTCAAACCCTCGACACCGCCGTTGCGCAGGCTGCGCGCGATGCCGGAGCCAGCACGGCGCAAGAGCCGGTCGTATTGCTCTCGCCGGCGTGCGCGTCCTATGACCAGTACAAGAACTTTGAAGTGCGCGGCGATGCCTTCCGCGCGCTCGTCGCCGCCCTTCCGGACATTGTGCTGAAGGGAACGACATGA
- a CDS encoding putative peptidoglycan glycosyltransferase FtsW, protein MSLTRTDTSRFAKWWFTVDHMLLSVFLALIAIGVVLSLAASPAVAMKKGLPTYFFVERHVAFAILSSIILIAVSFLSPAGIRRLALVLTGLALLAMGIVFLTGQEMNGARRWLSLFGYSFQPSELAKPGFIVLVSWLFSEAAVRKDVPALPLAIALWGAFAGLLIMQPDVGQTILVSATAGTIYLLAGLPLIGALVMMALGGLGLWFAYLNFAHVRIRIDGFFHTLPFENYQGDRALQSFSEGGFFGRGPGEGTIKSVLPDAHTDYIFAVVAEEYGIIACLVLLGLFAFIVLRALSRAGSETEASTRLAIQGLAVVFGLQALINMAVNVGLLPPKGMTLPFISAGGSSMLALAVTAGMLLALTRRRPDVQRLKKPPLMPTISRAEFQGTSGRR, encoded by the coding sequence ATGAGCCTCACGCGCACAGACACCAGCCGTTTCGCCAAATGGTGGTTCACCGTGGACCATATGCTGTTGTCGGTGTTTCTCGCATTGATCGCCATTGGAGTCGTGCTTTCACTGGCTGCCTCGCCAGCGGTCGCGATGAAAAAGGGCTTGCCGACCTACTTTTTCGTCGAGCGCCACGTCGCCTTTGCAATCCTGAGTTCGATCATCCTTATCGCTGTTTCTTTTCTCTCGCCCGCCGGGATCCGTCGCCTCGCATTGGTGCTGACGGGACTGGCTCTTCTTGCGATGGGCATCGTCTTTCTCACAGGACAGGAGATGAATGGGGCACGACGCTGGCTCTCACTTTTTGGCTATTCATTTCAGCCTTCCGAGCTTGCAAAGCCCGGATTCATCGTACTCGTCTCTTGGCTGTTTTCGGAAGCTGCCGTCCGCAAGGACGTTCCCGCACTTCCCTTAGCCATTGCGCTGTGGGGCGCGTTTGCCGGGTTACTGATTATGCAGCCCGATGTCGGCCAGACCATCCTCGTCAGCGCGACCGCCGGAACGATCTATCTTCTTGCAGGTCTTCCTTTGATTGGCGCGCTCGTGATGATGGCGCTCGGTGGGCTGGGTTTGTGGTTTGCCTATCTGAATTTTGCGCACGTTCGGATACGCATAGACGGCTTCTTCCATACGCTGCCATTCGAAAACTATCAGGGCGATCGCGCCCTCCAATCGTTTTCGGAAGGCGGTTTCTTTGGCCGAGGGCCCGGCGAGGGCACCATAAAATCCGTACTGCCCGACGCGCACACAGACTACATTTTCGCGGTCGTGGCCGAGGAGTACGGCATTATAGCCTGTCTCGTGCTGCTCGGGCTCTTTGCTTTCATCGTTTTGCGCGCGTTGAGCCGAGCTGGGTCAGAAACGGAGGCGTCAACGCGCCTCGCGATCCAAGGGCTCGCGGTGGTTTTCGGACTTCAAGCGTTGATCAATATGGCCGTGAACGTCGGCCTGTTGCCGCCTAAAGGTATGACATTGCCGTTCATTTCCGCGGGCGGCTCTTCAATGTTGGCACTTGCGGTTACAGCGGGCATGCTGCTGGCGCTGACGCGGCGAAGGCCGGATGTTCAGCGCCTTAAAAAGCCGCCATTGATGCCGACAATCTCAAGAGCCGAATTCCAGGGGACTTCCGGGCGACGATGA
- the murC gene encoding UDP-N-acetylmuramate--L-alanine ligase gives MQMPRDIGPFHIIGIGGIGMSAIAEILVAKGYTVQGSDQKESANVRRLRAKGIRVFVGHDAVNLIGARYVVISTAVKASNPELAAARAKNLPIIRRAEMLAELMRLYSTVSVTGTHGKTTTTSLLSHIFTEAGLEPTVITGGIINAWGSNARLGSGKWMIVEADESDGTFTRLPTEIGIVTNIDPEHLDYFGSVAAMHHEYEMFMKNIPFFGLAVVCIDHPVVRDMVMRLGLRSDGRRLLTYGASRDADLVLENVHIDGPVTRFDAELAASVKGGSRRLEGWTVPIPGTHNALNALAAIAVATEAGIDDAKISAAMASFSGVKRRFQFTGEWNGISIYDDYGHHPAEISAVLLAARRGAKGKVLAIVEPHRYTRVRDLFVEFSSCFSDADSVIVAPLYTAGETPIAGVDSHALAAGIRKAGHKSVRSVDTVEDLVPAIKEICRPGDTVVCLGAGNSTEWAHALPAWLAGQKEGAA, from the coding sequence ATGCAGATGCCGCGCGACATTGGGCCGTTCCACATTATCGGAATTGGTGGAATCGGCATGAGCGCCATTGCCGAAATTCTGGTGGCCAAGGGTTACACGGTTCAAGGCAGCGACCAGAAAGAAAGCGCCAATGTGCGCCGCCTGCGCGCCAAGGGCATTCGCGTTTTCGTCGGACATGACGCTGTCAATCTGATTGGCGCACGCTATGTCGTCATCTCGACAGCGGTGAAGGCTTCGAACCCGGAGCTTGCGGCTGCGCGCGCGAAGAACCTGCCGATCATTCGCCGCGCGGAAATGCTCGCCGAGTTGATGCGTCTTTATTCAACAGTGTCCGTCACCGGTACTCACGGCAAGACAACAACGACGTCCCTGCTTTCGCACATCTTCACCGAGGCCGGTCTGGAGCCGACCGTCATTACTGGCGGCATCATCAACGCCTGGGGTTCCAACGCGCGGCTGGGAAGTGGCAAGTGGATGATCGTGGAGGCCGACGAGAGCGACGGCACCTTCACGCGGTTGCCGACGGAGATCGGCATCGTCACAAATATCGATCCTGAACATCTCGACTACTTCGGATCCGTGGCGGCGATGCACCACGAGTATGAGATGTTCATGAAGAATATTCCGTTCTTCGGGCTGGCGGTGGTCTGCATCGACCATCCGGTCGTGCGCGATATGGTGATGCGTCTTGGCTTGCGTTCGGACGGACGGCGGTTGCTCACCTACGGTGCGAGCCGCGATGCCGATCTAGTTTTGGAAAACGTGCACATTGACGGCCCCGTCACCCGCTTCGACGCCGAATTGGCGGCGTCGGTGAAGGGCGGGTCGCGGCGTCTGGAGGGATGGACGGTTCCGATTCCCGGCACACACAACGCGCTCAACGCGCTTGCCGCCATTGCAGTCGCGACCGAAGCGGGCATCGACGATGCCAAGATCAGCGCGGCGATGGCATCCTTCTCTGGCGTCAAGCGGCGCTTCCAGTTCACCGGCGAATGGAACGGGATCTCGATCTACGATGATTATGGCCACCACCCGGCCGAGATTTCTGCTGTGCTGTTGGCGGCGCGTCGTGGTGCAAAGGGCAAGGTGCTCGCTATCGTGGAGCCTCACCGTTATACGCGCGTGCGTGATCTTTTCGTCGAGTTCTCCAGCTGTTTTTCTGATGCCGACAGTGTCATCGTCGCGCCGCTCTACACCGCGGGCGAAACCCCTATCGCAGGCGTCGACAGCCACGCACTTGCGGCTGGCATTCGCAAGGCAGGGCATAAATCGGTACGCTCCGTAGATACGGTCGAAGATCTCGTTCCAGCGATCAAGGAAATCTGCCGGCCCGGCGATACGGTCGTGTGTCTGGGGGCAGGAAATTCGACAGAGTGGGCGCACGCCTTGCCTGCATGGTTGGCGGGACAGAAGGAGGGCGCGGCATGA
- the mraY gene encoding phospho-N-acetylmuramoyl-pentapeptide-transferase: MLYELVNFSEHLNALNIFKYITFRTGMAIPTAFLFVMLFGPAIIDLLRIKQGKGQPIREDGPQSHYVKRGTPTMGGLMILAGVTVSTLLWAQLANPYVWIVLFVTLSFGAIGFYDDFLKVTKRSSNGFAGRTRLGIEISIAAVATLLLMRVSSPGPWNPFDMEFWSTLSTGLSGSLSVPFFKSVLIPFGLFFIFVGALIIAGAGNAVNLTDGLDGLAIVPVMIAAATFGLISYVVGNVNFADYLKLHYVAGTGELSVLCGALIGAGLGFLWFNAPPAMIFMGDTGSLALGGCLGTIAVATKHEIVLAIVGGLFVLETLSVIIQVVSFKWTGKRVFRMAPLHHHYEQKGWKESTVVIRFWIIAVLLALAGLATLKLR; the protein is encoded by the coding sequence ATGCTCTACGAACTCGTCAATTTCAGCGAACACTTAAACGCACTCAACATCTTCAAGTACATCACGTTCCGCACCGGCATGGCGATTCCGACCGCGTTCTTATTCGTGATGTTGTTTGGACCCGCCATTATCGATCTGTTGCGCATCAAGCAGGGTAAGGGGCAGCCGATTCGCGAGGATGGACCGCAATCACATTATGTGAAGCGCGGCACGCCGACGATGGGCGGCTTGATGATATTGGCGGGCGTGACCGTTTCGACGCTGTTATGGGCGCAGCTTGCCAATCCTTACGTTTGGATCGTGCTGTTCGTGACGCTCAGCTTCGGCGCCATCGGCTTTTACGACGACTTTCTCAAGGTAACGAAACGCTCTTCCAACGGCTTTGCAGGACGCACGCGCCTTGGGATCGAAATCTCGATAGCAGCCGTGGCGACGCTCCTGCTTATGCGGGTTAGTTCGCCGGGTCCCTGGAATCCATTCGACATGGAATTCTGGAGCACGCTTAGCACAGGCCTTTCAGGCTCCCTGTCAGTGCCGTTCTTCAAGAGCGTGCTCATCCCGTTCGGCCTGTTCTTCATTTTCGTGGGAGCCTTGATCATCGCGGGCGCGGGGAATGCCGTAAACCTGACCGACGGCCTCGATGGCCTTGCCATCGTTCCCGTGATGATTGCGGCAGCAACCTTCGGTCTCATCTCCTACGTGGTCGGCAACGTCAATTTCGCCGACTATCTCAAGCTCCACTACGTGGCTGGCACCGGCGAGCTTTCGGTACTTTGCGGCGCGTTGATTGGGGCCGGGCTTGGATTTCTCTGGTTCAACGCGCCGCCTGCAATGATCTTCATGGGCGACACCGGATCGCTGGCGCTGGGCGGATGTTTGGGCACGATTGCCGTTGCAACCAAGCACGAGATCGTTCTCGCCATCGTGGGCGGGCTGTTCGTGTTGGAGACACTCTCCGTCATTATCCAAGTGGTTTCGTTCAAATGGACGGGAAAGCGCGTGTTCCGCATGGCGCCTCTTCACCACCATTACGAACAGAAGGGCTGGAAGGAGTCTACGGTTGTCATCCGCTTCTGGATTATCGCGGTGCTACTGGCTCTGGCTGGACTTGCCACACTCAAGCTGCGTTAG
- a CDS encoding D-alanine--D-alanine ligase, giving the protein MNKLGTPPRRSRDHVAVLKGGLSAEREVSLRSGAAVAEALRGEGYTVTEIDVGRDLAEQLARVRPQACFNALHGKFGEDGCVQGVLELLEIPYTHSGVLASALAMHKERAKDIMKASGVPVAEARLVTRSEALKAHALPPPYVVKPVAEGSSVGVVIVMQGAERPPNSIADGASLDEIVMVERYVAGRELTCAVIGDFATDVIEIVPLKGLEFYDYEAKYAPGGSKHELPAQLLPEIYQSIRKLTLTAHQALGCRGVSRADFRLDDTPGGTGELICLEVNTQPGMTGTSLVPELAGHAGWDFGTLVRWIIEDASCNR; this is encoded by the coding sequence ATGAATAAGCTCGGTACACCGCCCAGGCGGTCACGTGACCACGTCGCGGTCTTGAAGGGTGGACTGTCTGCGGAGCGCGAGGTGTCGCTACGCTCAGGCGCTGCCGTCGCCGAGGCCTTGCGCGGCGAAGGCTATACCGTCACCGAGATCGACGTCGGCCGCGACTTGGCCGAGCAGCTGGCGCGCGTACGACCGCAAGCCTGTTTCAACGCGCTGCATGGCAAGTTCGGTGAGGACGGCTGCGTGCAGGGTGTGCTGGAGCTGCTGGAAATTCCCTACACGCATTCCGGCGTGCTCGCTTCCGCGCTTGCCATGCACAAAGAGCGGGCCAAGGACATCATGAAGGCGAGCGGCGTTCCGGTGGCCGAGGCCCGTCTCGTCACCCGCAGCGAAGCGCTCAAGGCGCACGCGTTGCCGCCGCCCTACGTTGTTAAACCTGTGGCTGAGGGCTCAAGCGTCGGCGTCGTTATCGTCATGCAGGGCGCCGAACGTCCGCCCAACTCGATCGCGGATGGTGCATCGCTTGACGAGATCGTCATGGTCGAGCGCTACGTTGCCGGGCGCGAACTGACGTGCGCCGTAATTGGCGACTTCGCCACCGATGTCATCGAAATCGTGCCGCTCAAGGGCCTGGAATTCTACGATTACGAGGCCAAGTACGCGCCTGGCGGATCAAAACACGAGCTGCCTGCACAACTTTTACCTGAAATTTACCAATCAATACGGAAGTTAACGCTTACGGCGCATCAGGCTCTCGGTTGCCGGGGCGTGAGCCGGGCGGACTTCCGCCTGGATGACACGCCCGGGGGAACCGGCGAGTTGATCTGCCTTGAGGTGAATACGCAGCCCGGCATGACTGGCACATCGCTCGTGCCGGAACTGGCGGGCCATGCCGGATGGGACTTCGGCACGCTCGTCAGATGGATCATAGAGGACGCGAGTTGCAACAGGTAG
- the murG gene encoding undecaprenyldiphospho-muramoylpentapeptide beta-N-acetylglucosaminyltransferase, which yields MTADFSVMLAAGGTGGHLFPAFALAEELGRRGVPVDLITDMRGDRYGSGFPARNVYQVPAATLSGRSPVAVAKTVLALARGTKAAHAILGKVRPGVVLGFGGYPTYPPLVAARLRGIPTAVHEQNAVLGRANKMLAKQVTAIATSFDSVKYLDGALAAKATLTGNPVRQAVITAADRPYQAPLENAELRILVFGGSQGARYFTDAVPLALASLPPEMRARLSVVQQARAEDLERAKAAYESAGIRAEVAPFFKDLPARMADAHLVIGRAGASTVAELTVIGRPGLLVPLPHALDNDQLNNARRLAESGGGWCIEQKDLTAERLCAETARLLDAPHVLAAAAAAAKKAGRPDAVVRLADFVLRLAGRA from the coding sequence ATGACAGCCGATTTTTCCGTGATGTTGGCGGCCGGTGGCACCGGCGGTCATCTGTTTCCCGCGTTCGCTCTTGCGGAGGAGCTGGGGCGACGTGGTGTACCGGTTGATCTCATCACAGACATGCGAGGCGATCGGTACGGCTCGGGCTTTCCCGCGCGCAACGTTTATCAGGTTCCCGCCGCGACCCTTTCCGGCCGCTCGCCGGTCGCGGTCGCCAAAACCGTGTTAGCGCTCGCGCGCGGAACCAAGGCGGCACATGCCATTCTTGGCAAAGTGAGGCCGGGGGTGGTTCTGGGGTTTGGCGGATACCCGACCTATCCGCCACTCGTAGCTGCACGACTGCGCGGCATTCCAACGGCCGTGCATGAGCAGAACGCCGTTCTTGGCCGCGCCAACAAGATGCTGGCGAAGCAAGTTACTGCCATTGCGACGTCGTTCGACAGCGTGAAGTATCTGGATGGCGCACTCGCCGCTAAGGCGACGTTGACGGGAAATCCCGTTCGTCAAGCTGTGATCACGGCAGCGGATCGCCCCTATCAAGCGCCACTTGAGAACGCGGAATTGCGGATTCTGGTTTTCGGTGGCAGCCAGGGCGCGCGCTACTTCACCGATGCCGTCCCTCTCGCATTGGCATCACTGCCGCCTGAGATGCGCGCTCGGCTCTCTGTCGTGCAGCAGGCGCGTGCGGAGGATTTGGAACGCGCTAAAGCGGCTTATGAGAGCGCGGGCATCCGGGCTGAGGTTGCGCCGTTCTTCAAGGATCTGCCAGCCAGAATGGCGGATGCTCATCTGGTCATAGGGCGGGCCGGAGCGTCCACGGTGGCGGAATTGACCGTCATCGGACGGCCGGGCCTGCTGGTGCCGTTGCCGCACGCGCTCGACAACGATCAGCTCAACAACGCCCGCCGGCTTGCCGAATCGGGAGGTGGCTGGTGTATCGAGCAAAAGGATCTGACGGCTGAGCGGCTTTGCGCCGAAACAGCCCGACTACTTGACGCGCCTCACGTTCTTGCGGCGGCCGCCGCAGCCGCTAAAAAGGCCGGGCGGCCGGATGCCGTTGTCCGGCTGGCTGATTTCGTCCTGCGTCTGGCAGGCCGCGCCTGA